The Sebastes fasciatus isolate fSebFas1 chromosome 13, fSebFas1.pri, whole genome shotgun sequence genome includes a region encoding these proteins:
- the LOC141780269 gene encoding galectin-2-like yields MSMQLELKNVNLRAGDQLKIKGMILHDAERFQIDLGSGADDLALHFNPRFHDDNDGAVLVCNSKTDGCWGDEKREIHNPLQRGTEVKLVLKLAGDVFEVELPDGQEVQFPNREDMDVISYIKIAGDFNLTSFKIC; encoded by the exons ATGAGCATG CAACTTGAATTGAAGAATGTGAATCTGAGAGCTGGAGatcagctgaaaataaagggGATGATTCTGCACGATGCTGAGAG ATTCCAGATCGACCTCGGCTCTGGTGCAGACGACCTGGCACTGCACTTTAACCCTCGTTTTCATGATGACAATGATGGAGCCGTTCTTGTTTGCAACTCAAAGACTGACGGTTGTTGGGGCGATGAGAAGCGGGAAATACACAACCCCCTACAGAGGGGCACAGAGGTCAAG CTGGTGTTGAAGCTGGCTGGAGACGTGTTTGAAGTGGAGCTTCCTGATGGACAAGAAGTCCAGTTTCCCAACCGTGAGGACATGGATGTCATCAGCTACATCAAAATCGCAGGGGACTTTAATCTGACTTCCTTCAAGATCTGCTAA
- the LOC141780278 gene encoding interferon-induced very large GTPase 1-like, whose protein sequence is MDEDNDDNTAAGGGLSVTKSVPSAANETVEDMEVDAAEIKQDSQKTDDSTGGKSEIKSVSSATKKKGTLDMDTSGNMDKQSVEISEEINKKKQYQREAETLLGRLHLQDKRQKKLSPADFLKVGPPVKQDHDTSEKDLALTFLQRLMMLDYRARYIPVKQDSPEVSHSNPVPVFDTFDTDDDDLDALFNASVEFDQSKLNTHVHPMDVQMAVFHCSDSFFKQNMITKLSQCQYALPFLVPDPVTMDIGCPLWTFRQIRKTWKITEIKDNSNIVTMKSMPICKAETPMVSFLRLGSLSLSKSQLMNSLINDRHNTFFHRNCPGSTKSRHLMDGVAEIAWYCPAGKPNDAFNDCIAFCNLHGDALSIEKQRDILTDRSSVNVVLVPTLERGKQSTAVISALLKSPKPLIILIADNDCGAVPIKEGKYKVGLKDRSHSDVSEELRKIIGKGLSGPHASFQLETMAEVSGIRVDEDDEACQKGKSAAMKVVNLLQRMDVSKIKDTFLPCQGQLWHEWCKINKELYHLKGHIEKEKCEKQQKLNQIRQKQHTASCSKPMKLFIESLSSLPSTDKVYFLKWTQVLIDALSTDDLSSILQNYDEKWTEVLALKKKHDKSDLLKRKQIELDEISTKLQSATFGLEHIFREMGQIYEAHASLQKQTKRVQTDWSKYPELAAELMISGHPMELMDGDAGHVPLTWISSLLDEVIKKLGDKRVFVLSVLGVQSSGKSTMLNAMFGLQFAVSAGRCTKGAFMQLVKVSEEIKKDFQFDYILVVDTEGLRALELEGNATLQHDNELATFVVGLGNMTLINIFGENPAEMQDVLQIVVQAFMRMKKIKLSPSCVFVHQNVTDIAAAEKNMDGKRRLQEKLDKMASLAAKEEVCDAECFSDVIAFDVQKDVKYFAQLWEGSPPMAPPNPGYSESVQELKTIILSKASQSAGITLSQFKSKIQDLWKALMNEQFVFSFKNTLEIAVYRKLEIQYANWTWDLRSNMLTIENGLHTQIENGKLDKVEFNYLHKEIRKTYGEITKAMTTYFDDDRDKEMLVQWRGRFESKIKEFQDEQVRAVKRRLDEVIQQKNACKKLDDKKAEFENKLLQKSKELAHQLKDKAKDEEELKKHFNSVWSSLVCELTAGIKPIEDINYEQDQSIILQEIGFEWSLIAECESSGRFKKISEVGDYVHYVSLTKHQDLSNTEKGILDRCSETWTKAKYTFKGYFQYEEQQLIRSFIEGVEKQSLDAIKSKPVATRGYKSTFLQEVANHVKEKVTEFESKGKYALKKEFTVDLILYVFHRAGRWLSESHKKFKENNDALAYVESKKMQYYNIFRSFCKGNSSAVVLGELICENLKSSTVEAVCNKTAIDLAGEMRCSFPAFSGNRLNLEKHVLKSLAEKEDFDGFITYIRHPRSQAEEFIREEVQKYIFTDSTDKARNILQKNVDDIKNLVSQALFDATEKVGIQGGDPDMWMEEFSSLLNDTLTFDTICCQNFSDINRFDFLKEEIEKGLESVMMEVSKLSWNKMEEFRMKPDQILIDQLCNSCWVTCPFCAAVCTNTLENHSPDDHSVPFHRSSAANGMYWKNTKDLCVDFCTTNVASDRVFYLGHESEEFFPFKQYRTAGPLYANWRITPDESKLKYWTWFVCRFEKQLEDHYKLKFQGEGEIPSEWKKHTKEEAIQSLDEMYNL, encoded by the exons ATGGATGAAGACAACGATGacaacacagcagcaggaggaggactgTCTGTAACCAAGTCTGTACCATCTGCAGCCAATGAGACAG TAGAAGATATGGAGGTGGATGCAGCTGAAATCAAG CAGGACTCACAGAAGACTGATGACAGCACAGGGGGAAAGTCTGAAATCAAGTCTGTATCATCTGCAACCAAGAAGAAAG GTACCTTAGATATGGATACGAGTGGGAACATGGATAAG caGTCAGTGGAGATTTCTGAAGAGATCAACAAGAAGAAACAATATCAAAGAGAAGCTGAAACACTGCTTGGCAGACTTCACCTTCAAGACAAACGTCAAAAGAAGTTGTCACCAGCAGATTTTCTTAAAGTAGGTCCACCTGTGAAACAGGATCATGACACATCTGAGAAAGATCTCGCTCTTACTTTTCTTCAGAGGTTGATGATGTTAGACTACAGAGCCAGATATATTCCTGTAAAACAAGACAGTCCTGAGGTGAGCCATTCAAATCCTGTTCCAGTGTTTGACACCTTTGACACAGATGACGATGACTTGGATGCTCTTTTTAACGCCAGTGTAGAGTTTGACCAATCAAAACTCAATACTCATGTGCATCCAATGGATGTTCAAATGGCAGTATTTCACTGCTCAGACAGCTTCTTTAAGCAGAACATGATTACAAAGCTATCACAATGTCAGTACGCCTTACCTTTTCTTGTTCCTGACCCAGTCACAATGGATATTGGCTGTCCTCTGTGGACATTCAgacaaataagaaaaacatggaAGATAACTGAAATCAAAGACAATTCAAACATTGTCACCATGAAGAGTATGCCCATCTGCAAAGCTGAGACACCCATGGTGTCATTTCTCCGCCTGGGTTCACTATCTCTGTCTAAATCTCAGCTGATGAACTCTTTGATCAACGACCGTCACAACACCTTCTTCCACAGAAACTGCCCAGGTAGCACCAAGTCTCGACATCTGATGGATGGTGTGGCAGAGATTGCCTGGTACTGCCCTGCTGGAAAACCCAATGATGCCTTCAATGACTGCATTGCCTTCTGTAATCTTCATGGTGATGCTCTGTCGATTGAGAAACAGCGTGACATACTGACTGACAGATCTTCAGTCAATGTTGTTCTTGTACCAACTCTGGAAAGAGGTAAACAAAGTACTGCAGTTATCTCAGCCCTTCTCAAGTCCCCAAAGCCTCTCATTATTCTCATTGCTGATAATGATTGTGGTGCTGTTCCGATCAAAGAGGGAAAATACAAAGTGGGTCTGAAGGACAGAAGCCATTCGGATGTTTCTGAAGAACTGAGAAAAATCATTGGAAAAGGTTTGTCTGGACCACATGCATCCTTCCAGCTTGAAACCATGGCTGAGGTCTCTGGAATCAGAgtagatgaagatgatgaagccTGTCAAAAAGGAAAATCTGCTGCTATGAAAGTAGTGAACTTgcttcagaggatggatgtttCAAAGATCAAAGATACATTTCTGCCTTGTCAAGGCCAACTGTGGCATGAGTGgtgcaaaataaacaaagaactgTATCACCTGAAAGGACACATTGAGAAGGAGAAATGTGAAAAGCAACAGAAATTAAACCAAATacgacaaaaacaacacactgcTTCCTGCAGTAAACCGATGAAGTTGTTCATTGAAAGCCTCTCATCTTTGCCATCAACAGACAAAGTCTATTTCCTGAAATGGACTCAGGTCTTAATAGATGCCCTCTCCACAGACGATCTCTCTTCAATTCTCCAAAACTATGATGAAAAGTGGACTGAAGTCTTGGCTTTGAAGAAGAAGCATGACAAATCTGATCTGttaaaaagaaagcaaattGAGCTTGATGAAAtatcaacaaaactacagtcagCAACTTTTGGCTTGGAGCACATCTTTAGAGAAATGGGACAGATCTATGAAGCCCATGCAtctctgcagaaacaaacaaagagggTACAGACTGACTGGTCTAAATACCCAGAGCTGGCTGCAGAGTTGATGATATCAGGACACCCAATGGAGCTGATGGATGGTGATGCAGGTCACGTACCTTTAACATGGATCTCTAGTCTTTTAGATGAAGTCATCAAGAAACTGGGCGACAagagagtttttgttttgtcagttttgggCGTACAGAGCAGTGGAAAATCAACAATGCTGAATGCCATGTTTGGGTTACAGTTTGCAGTGAGTGCTGGCAGGTGCACCAAGGGGGCCTTCATGCAGCTGGTCAAAGTGTCAGAGGAGATCAAGAAAGACTTTCAGTTTGACTACATCCTAGTGGTGGACACGGAAGGACTGCGTGCTCTTGAGTTGGAAGGTAACGCTACTCTTCAGCACGACAATGAACTGGCAACATTTGTTGTTGGTCTGGGAAACATGACACTGATCAACATCTTTGGAGAGAATCCAGCTGAGATGCAAGATGTTCTGCAGATTGTTGTTCAGGCTTTCATGAGGATGAAGAAAATCAAACTTTCTCCAAGTTGTGTGTTCGTTCATCAGAATGTTACAGATATTGcagctgcagagaaaaacatgGACGGAAAGAGACGGCTGCAAGAAAAACTGGACAAGATGGCCTCACTAGCAGCCAAAGAGGAGGTTTGTGATGCTGAGTGCTTCAGTGACGTCATTGCATTTGATGTGCAGAAAGATGTGAAATACTTTGCCCAGCTATGGGAGGGAAGTCCACCTATGGCTCCTCCAAATCCAGGTTATAGTGAGAGCGTCCAAGAGCTGAAGACCATCATCCTCTCTAAAGCTTCACAGTCTGCTGGGATTACTCTCTCACAGTTCAAAAGCAAAATCCAGGACCTGTGGAAAGCCCTGATGAAcgaacagtttgttttcagtttcaaaAACACACTTGAAATTGCAGTATACAGAAAACTTGAGATCCAATACGCGAACTGGACCTGGGATctgaggagcaacatgttgaCCATTGAGAATGGGCTTCATACCCAAATTGAAAATGGAAAACTTGACAAGGTCGAGTTCAATTATCTTCATAAAGAAATCAGGAAAACCTATGGAGAAATCACAAAAGCAATGACAACATACTTTGATGatgacagagacaaagaaatgTTGGTTCAGTGGCGAGGACGATTCGAAAGCAAAATCAAGGAGTTTCAGGATGAGCAAGTGAGAGCAGTTAAAAGAAGACTGGATGAAGTCATCCAGCAGAAGAACGCTTGTAAAAAGCTAGATGATAAGAAGGCAGAGTTTGAGAACAAGCTGCTACAAAAGAGCAAAGAGCTCGCTCATCAGTTAAAGGACAAGGCAAAAGATGAAGAGGAACTTAAAAAGCACTTCAACTCTGTTTGGAGTAGCTTGGTTTGTGAACTAACTGCAGGTATAAAACCTATTGAGGACATCAACTATGAACAAGATCAGTCAATTATCCTTCAGGAGATTGGGTTTGAATGGTCTCTCATAGCTGAATGTGAAAGCAGTGGCAGattcaaaaaaatatcagaGGTTGGAGATTACGTTCATTATGTATCTCTCACCAAGCACCAAGATCTGAGTAACACAGAAAAAGGTATTCTTGACCGTTGTTCAGAAACCTGGACAAAAGCAAAATATACCTTTAAGGGGTATTTTCAGTATGAAGAACAGCAACTGATCAGATCCTTCATTGAAGGTGTTGAAAAACAGTCCCTTGATGCAATCAAGAGCAAACCTGTAGCTACAAGAGGCTACAAATCAACTTTCTTGCAGGAAGTGGCCAACCATGTGAAAGAAAAGGTGACTGAATTTGAATCAAAGGGGAAATATGCTCTGAAGAAGGAGTTTACAGTTgatctcatactgtatgtgtttcacAGAGCAGGAAGATGGCTTTCAGAGTCCCACAAGAAATTCAAAGAGAACAACGATGCACTTGCTTATGTAGAAAGCAAGAAAATGCAATATTACAACATTTTCAGAAGCTTCTGCAAAGGAAACTCGTCTGCTGTTGTGCTTGGAGAACTGATCTGTGAGAACCTGAAGAGTTCCACTGTTGAGGCCGTCTGTAACAAGACTGCCATTGATCTCGCTGGAGAGATGAGGTGCAGTTTCCCAGCATTCAGTGGGAACAGGCTGAACTTGGAGAAACACGTGTTGAAGTCGCTCGCAGAAAAAGAGGACTTTGATGGTTTTATCACGTACATCCGACACCCAAGGAGCCAAGCGGAGGAATTTATAAGAGAGGAAGTACAGAAATACATCTTCACAGACAGCACAGATAAAGCACGGAACATACTCCAGAAAAATGTTGACGACATCAAAAATCTTGTGAGTCAAGCTTTGTTTGATGCAACAGAGAAAGTCGGAATCCAGGGAGGAGACCCAGACATGTGGATGGAGGAATTTTCCAGTTTGCTAAACGATACGCTAACATTCGACACCATCTGTTGTCAAAACTTCAGTGACATAAACAGATTTGACTTTCTTAAAGAAGAGATAGAGAAAGGTCTTGAATCCGTCATGATGGAAGTGAGCAAACTCTCATGGAATAAAATGGAGGAATTCAGGATGAAGCCTGATCAAATCCTCATTGATCAGCTGTGTAACAGCTGCTGGGTAACTTGTCCATTCTGTGCAGCTGTTTGTACCAACACACTAGAAAATCACAGTCCTGATGACCACAGCGTACCTTTTCATCGATCTTCTGCAGCCAATGGTATGTactggaaaaacacaaaagatcTGTGTGTTGATTTCTGCACAACAAATGTTGCAAGTGATCGAGTTTTTTACCTTGGTCATGAGTCCGAAGAGTTCTTTCCCTTCAAACAGTACCGAACTGCTGGCCCACTTTATGCTAACTGGAGAATTACCCCTGATGAGTCTAAGCTGAAATATTGGACATGGTTTGTGTGTCGATTTGAGAAGCAACTGGAAGACCACTATAAGTTAAAATTCCAGGGCGAAGGAGAAATTCCCAGCGAGTGGAAAAAACACACTAAGGAAGAAGCTATTCAAAGTCTGGATGAAATGTACAATCTGTGA